In the genome of Quercus robur chromosome 3, dhQueRobu3.1, whole genome shotgun sequence, one region contains:
- the LOC126717331 gene encoding disease resistance protein RML1B-like isoform X5, which translates to MAFPINQGDSSSSFTHQCRYDVFVSFRGEDTRNNFTSILIGILYHHGINIFLDNEHLRGEEISDKLFEAIESSRISIIVFSKNYAFSTWCLKELVKILECKKKGQIVLPIFYKVDPSEVRNHQKGKFGEALTKHETKFKDKMEVQKWRIALHEAGNIGGWHCTKDHPQFTLIKEVFEVISRVKLNYTKISDVKYPVGIDSRVEDINCLLDIDSNDVRMVVIHGLPGIGKTTIAKAIYDLIAYRFEGSSFLENVKENSSTNDGKCQLREALYFEILGGGTLKELGANKRINMRMEMPQHKRILIILDDVDKLIQVTDLLGECNCFASGSRIIITTREEKVLYTLQEDYHLTYCNYRLKELDKHESRELFCQHAFKENKPKKGYLEAVDLFLSYAKGLPLVLKIIGSDLYPRDDIRFWKSALDKYKRILNPNILKVLKISYDGLNQTQQHIFLDIACFLKGLHKDVVEHILESRYSYGSYCDIEILKDKSLIFVDKGGKLSMHDLIQQMSLEIIKQDKLKRLLCYEDAYELPYKGLEEVEGITLCFPQPRKMQIDFGRMKNLKYLTVRNLVCEDVKYLPNELRLIDWNEFPLPSLPAAVNLQNLVALKVPGSHIKLDEHFERCRLPTLKYMDFANCKNITKLPDLSVIAPNIKRLDLKGCENLVEIHQSVGLLEALEYWSLYRCRSLKIIPRNLKLKSLERLYLQGCEGLWKFPDIGKNTERLALSSSLPNLNFLCICYFENFLKNLDISDCFPKLKTLYVMHCNITTLPDISSRFPQLKSLYIYNCCNLQEIPKLPSCTGKVEVTGCKSLDSQSSRRLLSQFAKKVGLPQNIVCPRGSSHREYASETDFPHKKGFTFECDGEVLIQGSKIPKWFNHQIGGSSISFSVSRKLLPSFAFCVVIQVQSKNRNIRYISGYCAINIFVDGYKGLYSCTNAYVPSSSSNSYLWVFYIRDSSLKGIILNERTDVKLQFEFSNYNPEIAEITIKKCGVHVACTCSPQNSTADKVASIRVHERLKVSFDERLNMFLARVAADVLPFKQKLDRLSNAQDGYYCPLCEIAEDSVLHLFQCCPFAKGLWYGGRWGFRVEMIQSQSIGEFIEHIIDPPMELLAEGVNKDEFTLYAAVAMKILWDAREDALLSNTKASIDQLAHRLNKQYDSYVRSLEITQVTEDQNNESVWIDMPIGVPEIQHQCHPTNTIPTPISSMPQPFLNEDADFNPSPPLKKMRTS; encoded by the exons ATGGCTTTTCCAATCAACCAAGGAgactcttcttcctctttcacCCACCAGTGTAGATATGATGTATTCGTGAGTTTTAGAGGTGAGGATACCCGCAATAATTTTACGAGTATTTTGATCGGCATTTTATATCATCATGGTATCAACATCTTCCTTGATAACGAGCACTTAAGGGGTGAAGAAATTTCAGACAAACTTTTCGAAGCCATTGAAAGTTCAAGAATTTCAATCATTGTATTCTCTAAAAACTACGCATTTTCCACTTGGTGTTTGAAAGAACTTGTCAAAATTCTTGAGTGTAAAAAGAAAGGCCAAATTGTGCTACCAATTTTTTATAAGGTGGATCCATCAGAAGTACGTAACCACCAAAAGGGGAAATTTGGAGAAGCTTTGACAAAACATGAAACAAAGTTCAAGGATAAAATGGAAGTGCAAAAATGGAGGATAGCTCTACATGAAGCCGGTAATATAGGTGGATGGCATTGCACAAAAGA CCACCCTCAATTTACTCTtatcaaagaagtttttgaaGTGATCTCAAgagttaaattaaattatacgAAAATATCTGATGTTAAATACCCTGTTGGAATAGATTCCCGTGTGGAGGATATAAATTGTCTTTTAGATATTGATTCAAATGATGTGCGTATGGTAGTGATTCATGGCCTTCCTGGAATAGGTAAGACAACAATTGCCAAAGCTATTTATGATTTAATTGCATATCGTTTTGAAGGAAGCAGCTTTCTAGAGAATGTTAAAGAAAACTCAAGTACAAATGATGGCAAATGCCAGTTAAGAGAGGCACTTTATTTTGAGATCTTAGGAGGTGGAACTTTGAAGGAGCTTGGTGCAAATAAAAGAATCAATATGAGAATGGAAATGCCTCAGCACAAAAGAATTCTTAtaattcttgatgatgtggacAAATTAATCCAAGTAACAGATTTGCTTGGCGAATGCAATTGTTTTGCTTCTGGAAGTAgaattattatcacaacaagggAAGAAAAAGTACTATATACTCTTCAAGAAGATTATCATTTAACCTACTGTAACTACCGGCTCAAGGAATTAGATAAACATGAATCTCGTGAGCTCTTTTGTcaacatgcattcaaagaaaACAAGCCTAAGAAAGGTTATTTAGAAGCCGTAGACCTATTTTTAAGCTACGCCAAAGGTCTTCcattagttttgaaaataataggCTCTGATTTGTATCCAAGAGATGATATACGCTTTTGGAAAAGTGCATTAGATAAGTACAAAAGAATTCTTAATCCAAATATTCTAAAAGTACTCAAAATAAGCTACGATGGATTGAACCAAACTCAGCAGCATATTTTCCTTGACATTGCATGTTTTCTCAAGGGATTACACAAGGATGTTGTCgagcatatactagaaagtcGCTATTCTTATGGCTCATATTGTGATATTGAAATACTTAAAGATAAGTCTCTCATATTTGTTGATAAAGGTGGCAAATTATCGATGCATGACTTGATACAGCAAATGAGTTTGGAAATTATCAAACAAGACAAACTTAAAAGGTTGTTGTGCTATGAAGATGCTTACGAACTACCATATAAg GGATTAGAAGAAGTTGAAGGCATAACATTGTGCTTCCCACAACCAAGAAAGATGCAAATAGATTTTGGAAGGATGAAAAATCTCAAATACTTGACTGTTCGTAATTTAGTTTGTGAAGATGTTAAATATCTTCCAAATGAGTTGAGGTTAATTGATTGGAATGAGTTTCCTTTACCTTCCTTGCCAGCCGCCGTTAATCTTCAAAATCTTGTTGCACTTAAAGTGCCAGGAAGCCACATTAAACTGGATGAGCATTTTGAG AGATGCCGTCTCCCAACTTTGAAATATATGGATTTCGCTAACTGTAAAAACATTACCAAATTACCTGACTTATCGGTGATTGCCCCAAACATAAAGAGGCTAGACCTTAAAGGATGTGAAAATTTAGTTGAAATTCATCAGTCTGTTGGACTTCTTGAAGCGCTTGAATATTGGAGTCTCTATAGATGTAGAAGTCTTAAAATTATTCCGAGGAATCTCAAGTTGAAATCTCTTGAAAGGTTATATCTCCAAGGCTGTGAAGGTCTTTGGAAGTTCCCCGATATTGGGAAAAATACGGAAAGATTAGCTCTATCTTCGTCATTACCAAATCTTAACTTCCTCTGTATctgttattttgaaaattttctaaagaACCTGGATATTTCTGATTGCTTCCCCAAATTGAAAACGTTGTATGTTATGCACTGCAACATTACTACCCTCCCGGACATCTCTAGTAGATTTCCTCAATTAAAGAGTCTTTATATTTACAACTGCTGTAATCTTCAGGAAATTCCAAAACTTCCATCATGTACGGGTAAAGTAGAAGTAACAGGATGCAAATCTTTGGATTCACAATCAAGCAGAAGATTATTAAGTCAG TTCGCAAAAAAGGTAGGGCTTCCACAGAATATTGTATGTCCAAGGGGATCATCGCACCGGGAGTATGCATCTGAAACTGACTTTCCTCATAAAAAGGGGTTTACATTTGAATGTGATGGAGAAGTGTTAATTCAAGGAAGTAAGATTCCAAAATGGTTCAATCATCAAATTGGTGGAAGTTCCATATCATTCTCAGTCAGTCGGAAACTGCTTCCATCATTTGCTTTCTGTGTTGTTATACAAGTGCAATCGAAGAATAGGAATATACGTTATATATCAGGTTACTGTGCTATCAACATTTTCGTTGATGGTTATAAAGGATTGTACTCATGTACTAATGCATATgttccatcatcatcatctaatTCTTATCTATGGGTATTCTATATAAGGGATAGTTCATTGAAAGGCATAATTCTAAATGAGCGGACTGACGTTAagcttcaatttgaattttcaaattataatccAGAAATAGCTGAAATTACCATAAAAAAGTGTGGGGTCCACGTAGCATGCACGTGTTCTCCGCAGAATTCCACTGCAGATAAGGTGGCCAGCATAAGAGTTCatgaaagattaaaagtgaGTTTTGATGAAAGATTAAATATGTTTTTAGCGAGAGTGGCTGCAGATGTCCTCCCCTTTAAGCAAAAGCTGGACCGATTGTCCAATGCTCAAGATGGCTATTATTGCCCTCTTTGTGAAATAGCAGAAGATTCAGTTTTACATCTATTTCAATGTTGTCCCTTTGCCAAAGGATTGTGGTATGGTGGTAGATGGGGTTTTCGAGTAGAAATGATCCAATCTCAATCTATAGGGGAATTCATTGAACATATAATTGATCCCCCAATGGAATTACTGGCAGAAGGAGTGAACAAAGATGAATTCACACTGTATGCAGCAGTGGCAATGAAAATTCTTTGGGATGCAAGGGAGGATGCTCTGCTTTCAAACACTAAAGCCAGCATAGACCAACTAGCCCATCGTCTTAACAAACAGTATGACTCATACGTGAGATCACTTGAGATTACACAGGTAACTGAAGACCAAAATAATGAGAGTGTTTGGATAGATATGCCTATTGGTGTACCGGAAATACAACACCAATGTCACCCGACCAACACCATCCCAACACCGATATCTTCAATGCCCCAGCCCTTTCTAAATGAGGACGCTGACTTCAACCCAAGtccaccattgaagaaaatgagaacTTCTTGA
- the LOC126717331 gene encoding TMV resistance protein N-like isoform X7, whose protein sequence is MAFPINQGDSSSSFTHQCRYDVFVSFRGEDTRNNFTSILIGILYHHGINIFLDNEHLRGEEISDKLFEAIESSRISIIVFSKNYAFSTWCLKELVKILECKKKGQIVLPIFYKVDPSEVRNHQKGKFGEALTKHETKFKDKMEVQKWRIALHEAGNIGGWHCTKDHPQFTLIKEVFEVISRVKLNYTKISDVKYPVGIDSRVEDINCLLDIDSNDVRMVVIHGLPGIGKTTIAKAIYDLIAYRFEGSSFLENVKENSSTNDGKCQLREALYFEILGGGTLKELGANKRINMRMEMPQHKRILIILDDVDKLIQVTDLLGECNCFASGSRIIITTREEKVLYTLQEDYHLTYCNYRLKELDKHESRELFCQHAFKENKPKKGYLEAVDLFLSYAKGLPLVLKIIGSDLYPRDDIRFWKSALDKYKRILNPNILKVLKISYDGLNQTQQHIFLDIACFLKGLHKDVVEHILESRYSYGSYCDIEILKDKSLIFVDKGGKLSMHDLIQQMSLEIIKQDKLKRLLCYEDAYELPYKGLEEVEGITLCFPQPRKMQIDFGRMKNLKYLTVRNLVCEDVKYLPNELRLIDWNEFPLPSLPAAVNLQNLVALKVPGSHIKLDEHFEEIPKLPSCTGKVEVTGCKSLDSQSSRRLLSQFAKKVGLPQNIVCPRGSSHREYASETDFPHKKGFTFECDGEVLIQGSKIPKWFNHQIGGSSISFSVSRKLLPSFAFCVVIQVQSKNRNIRYISGYCAINIFVDGYKGLYSCTNAYVPSSSSNSYLWVFYIRDSSLKGIILNERTDVKLQFEFSNYNPEIAEITIKKCGVHVACTCSPQNSTADKVASIRVHERLKVSFDERLNMFLARVAADVLPFKQKLDRLSNAQDGYYCPLCEIAEDSVLHLFQCCPFAKGLWYGGRWGFRVEMIQSQSIGEFIEHIIDPPMELLAEGVNKDEFTLYAAVAMKILWDAREDALLSNTKASIDQLAHRLNKQYDSYVRSLEITQVTEDQNNESVWIDMPIGVPEIQHQCHPTNTIPTPISSMPQPFLNEDADFNPSPPLKKMRTS, encoded by the exons ATGGCTTTTCCAATCAACCAAGGAgactcttcttcctctttcacCCACCAGTGTAGATATGATGTATTCGTGAGTTTTAGAGGTGAGGATACCCGCAATAATTTTACGAGTATTTTGATCGGCATTTTATATCATCATGGTATCAACATCTTCCTTGATAACGAGCACTTAAGGGGTGAAGAAATTTCAGACAAACTTTTCGAAGCCATTGAAAGTTCAAGAATTTCAATCATTGTATTCTCTAAAAACTACGCATTTTCCACTTGGTGTTTGAAAGAACTTGTCAAAATTCTTGAGTGTAAAAAGAAAGGCCAAATTGTGCTACCAATTTTTTATAAGGTGGATCCATCAGAAGTACGTAACCACCAAAAGGGGAAATTTGGAGAAGCTTTGACAAAACATGAAACAAAGTTCAAGGATAAAATGGAAGTGCAAAAATGGAGGATAGCTCTACATGAAGCCGGTAATATAGGTGGATGGCATTGCACAAAAGA CCACCCTCAATTTACTCTtatcaaagaagtttttgaaGTGATCTCAAgagttaaattaaattatacgAAAATATCTGATGTTAAATACCCTGTTGGAATAGATTCCCGTGTGGAGGATATAAATTGTCTTTTAGATATTGATTCAAATGATGTGCGTATGGTAGTGATTCATGGCCTTCCTGGAATAGGTAAGACAACAATTGCCAAAGCTATTTATGATTTAATTGCATATCGTTTTGAAGGAAGCAGCTTTCTAGAGAATGTTAAAGAAAACTCAAGTACAAATGATGGCAAATGCCAGTTAAGAGAGGCACTTTATTTTGAGATCTTAGGAGGTGGAACTTTGAAGGAGCTTGGTGCAAATAAAAGAATCAATATGAGAATGGAAATGCCTCAGCACAAAAGAATTCTTAtaattcttgatgatgtggacAAATTAATCCAAGTAACAGATTTGCTTGGCGAATGCAATTGTTTTGCTTCTGGAAGTAgaattattatcacaacaagggAAGAAAAAGTACTATATACTCTTCAAGAAGATTATCATTTAACCTACTGTAACTACCGGCTCAAGGAATTAGATAAACATGAATCTCGTGAGCTCTTTTGTcaacatgcattcaaagaaaACAAGCCTAAGAAAGGTTATTTAGAAGCCGTAGACCTATTTTTAAGCTACGCCAAAGGTCTTCcattagttttgaaaataataggCTCTGATTTGTATCCAAGAGATGATATACGCTTTTGGAAAAGTGCATTAGATAAGTACAAAAGAATTCTTAATCCAAATATTCTAAAAGTACTCAAAATAAGCTACGATGGATTGAACCAAACTCAGCAGCATATTTTCCTTGACATTGCATGTTTTCTCAAGGGATTACACAAGGATGTTGTCgagcatatactagaaagtcGCTATTCTTATGGCTCATATTGTGATATTGAAATACTTAAAGATAAGTCTCTCATATTTGTTGATAAAGGTGGCAAATTATCGATGCATGACTTGATACAGCAAATGAGTTTGGAAATTATCAAACAAGACAAACTTAAAAGGTTGTTGTGCTATGAAGATGCTTACGAACTACCATATAAg GGATTAGAAGAAGTTGAAGGCATAACATTGTGCTTCCCACAACCAAGAAAGATGCAAATAGATTTTGGAAGGATGAAAAATCTCAAATACTTGACTGTTCGTAATTTAGTTTGTGAAGATGTTAAATATCTTCCAAATGAGTTGAGGTTAATTGATTGGAATGAGTTTCCTTTACCTTCCTTGCCAGCCGCCGTTAATCTTCAAAATCTTGTTGCACTTAAAGTGCCAGGAAGCCACATTAAACTGGATGAGCATTTTGAG GAAATTCCAAAACTTCCATCATGTACGGGTAAAGTAGAAGTAACAGGATGCAAATCTTTGGATTCACAATCAAGCAGAAGATTATTAAGTCAG TTCGCAAAAAAGGTAGGGCTTCCACAGAATATTGTATGTCCAAGGGGATCATCGCACCGGGAGTATGCATCTGAAACTGACTTTCCTCATAAAAAGGGGTTTACATTTGAATGTGATGGAGAAGTGTTAATTCAAGGAAGTAAGATTCCAAAATGGTTCAATCATCAAATTGGTGGAAGTTCCATATCATTCTCAGTCAGTCGGAAACTGCTTCCATCATTTGCTTTCTGTGTTGTTATACAAGTGCAATCGAAGAATAGGAATATACGTTATATATCAGGTTACTGTGCTATCAACATTTTCGTTGATGGTTATAAAGGATTGTACTCATGTACTAATGCATATgttccatcatcatcatctaatTCTTATCTATGGGTATTCTATATAAGGGATAGTTCATTGAAAGGCATAATTCTAAATGAGCGGACTGACGTTAagcttcaatttgaattttcaaattataatccAGAAATAGCTGAAATTACCATAAAAAAGTGTGGGGTCCACGTAGCATGCACGTGTTCTCCGCAGAATTCCACTGCAGATAAGGTGGCCAGCATAAGAGTTCatgaaagattaaaagtgaGTTTTGATGAAAGATTAAATATGTTTTTAGCGAGAGTGGCTGCAGATGTCCTCCCCTTTAAGCAAAAGCTGGACCGATTGTCCAATGCTCAAGATGGCTATTATTGCCCTCTTTGTGAAATAGCAGAAGATTCAGTTTTACATCTATTTCAATGTTGTCCCTTTGCCAAAGGATTGTGGTATGGTGGTAGATGGGGTTTTCGAGTAGAAATGATCCAATCTCAATCTATAGGGGAATTCATTGAACATATAATTGATCCCCCAATGGAATTACTGGCAGAAGGAGTGAACAAAGATGAATTCACACTGTATGCAGCAGTGGCAATGAAAATTCTTTGGGATGCAAGGGAGGATGCTCTGCTTTCAAACACTAAAGCCAGCATAGACCAACTAGCCCATCGTCTTAACAAACAGTATGACTCATACGTGAGATCACTTGAGATTACACAGGTAACTGAAGACCAAAATAATGAGAGTGTTTGGATAGATATGCCTATTGGTGTACCGGAAATACAACACCAATGTCACCCGACCAACACCATCCCAACACCGATATCTTCAATGCCCCAGCCCTTTCTAAATGAGGACGCTGACTTCAACCCAAGtccaccattgaagaaaatgagaacTTCTTGA
- the LOC126717331 gene encoding disease resistance protein RML1B-like isoform X2, with protein sequence MAFPINQGDSSSSFTHQCRYDVFVSFRGEDTRNNFTSILIGILYHHGINIFLDNEHLRGEEISDKLFEAIESSRISIIVFSKNYAFSTWCLKELVKILECKKKGQIVLPIFYKVDPSEVRNHQKGKFGEALTKHETKFKDKMEVQKWRIALHEAGNIGGWHCTKDHPQFTLIKEVFEVISRVKLNYTKISDVKYPVGIDSRVEDINCLLDIDSNDVRMVVIHGLPGIGKTTIAKAIYDLIAYRFEGSSFLENVKENSSTNDGKCQLREALYFEILGGGTLKELGANKRINMRMEMPQHKRILIILDDVDKLIQVTDLLGECNCFASGSRIIITTREEKVLYTLQEDYHLTYCNYRLKELDKHESRELFCQHAFKENKPKKGYLEAVDLFLSYAKGLPLVLKIIGSDLYPRDDIRFWKSALDKYKRILNPNILKVLKISYDGLNQTQQHIFLDIACFLKGLHKDVVEHILESRYSYGSYCDIEILKDKSLIFVDKGGKLSMHDLIQQMSLEIIKQDKLKRLLCYEDAYELPYKGLEEVEGITLYLPQPRNMQLDFEKMKNFKYLTARNLICDDIKYLPNELRLIDWNGFPLPSLPATVNLQKLVALKVPGSHIKLDEHFERCQFTALKYMDFTDCKNITKLPDLSVIAPNVKRLILDRCENLVEIHQSVGLLEALEHWSLYGCENLKIIPRILKLKSLQWFCLWKFSDIWQSTERLALPLSIGNLTSLHTLYICSKNLNNLPSCFCTIPNLKFLCMYGFQNFSKNLDIADCFAKLETLLVMYSDITTLPDISSRFPQLKKLYIAGYCNFHKIPRLPLCISNVFVSGRKSLDSQSSRRLLRQFAEKVGLPQNIVCPRGSSHRGYASETDFAHKKGFSFQFDGNLLIPGSKIPKWFNHQIAGSSISFSVGRKLPSFAFCVAIQVQLKDKVTKMRDFIPGSYVINIFVNGYKIFHSDSLHLSTAPSYSYLWVVYIRDSSLEGIILNEGTEVKLQFEFSNYDPEIAVITVEKCGVHVACMCSPQNSAADEEACVRIHERLKVSFDERLKLFLSRVAADVLPFKQKLGGCSKAQDAYYCPLCEIAEDSVLHLFQCCPYAKGLWYAGRWGFRVETIKAQSIKEFVEHIIDPPKELLSERVNKDEFTLYAVLAMNILLDAQEDALFSNTKDSINQLAHCLNNQYDSYVRSFEEQNRGSAWIKPPDRWVKLNFDGSYEQKNVGLAAILKDERGNGRAIRRGININGKMGNAIGQTGQT encoded by the exons ATGGCTTTTCCAATCAACCAAGGAgactcttcttcctctttcacCCACCAGTGTAGATATGATGTATTCGTGAGTTTTAGAGGTGAGGATACCCGCAATAATTTTACGAGTATTTTGATCGGCATTTTATATCATCATGGTATCAACATCTTCCTTGATAACGAGCACTTAAGGGGTGAAGAAATTTCAGACAAACTTTTCGAAGCCATTGAAAGTTCAAGAATTTCAATCATTGTATTCTCTAAAAACTACGCATTTTCCACTTGGTGTTTGAAAGAACTTGTCAAAATTCTTGAGTGTAAAAAGAAAGGCCAAATTGTGCTACCAATTTTTTATAAGGTGGATCCATCAGAAGTACGTAACCACCAAAAGGGGAAATTTGGAGAAGCTTTGACAAAACATGAAACAAAGTTCAAGGATAAAATGGAAGTGCAAAAATGGAGGATAGCTCTACATGAAGCCGGTAATATAGGTGGATGGCATTGCACAAAAGA CCACCCTCAATTTACTCTtatcaaagaagtttttgaaGTGATCTCAAgagttaaattaaattatacgAAAATATCTGATGTTAAATACCCTGTTGGAATAGATTCCCGTGTGGAGGATATAAATTGTCTTTTAGATATTGATTCAAATGATGTGCGTATGGTAGTGATTCATGGCCTTCCTGGAATAGGTAAGACAACAATTGCCAAAGCTATTTATGATTTAATTGCATATCGTTTTGAAGGAAGCAGCTTTCTAGAGAATGTTAAAGAAAACTCAAGTACAAATGATGGCAAATGCCAGTTAAGAGAGGCACTTTATTTTGAGATCTTAGGAGGTGGAACTTTGAAGGAGCTTGGTGCAAATAAAAGAATCAATATGAGAATGGAAATGCCTCAGCACAAAAGAATTCTTAtaattcttgatgatgtggacAAATTAATCCAAGTAACAGATTTGCTTGGCGAATGCAATTGTTTTGCTTCTGGAAGTAgaattattatcacaacaagggAAGAAAAAGTACTATATACTCTTCAAGAAGATTATCATTTAACCTACTGTAACTACCGGCTCAAGGAATTAGATAAACATGAATCTCGTGAGCTCTTTTGTcaacatgcattcaaagaaaACAAGCCTAAGAAAGGTTATTTAGAAGCCGTAGACCTATTTTTAAGCTACGCCAAAGGTCTTCcattagttttgaaaataataggCTCTGATTTGTATCCAAGAGATGATATACGCTTTTGGAAAAGTGCATTAGATAAGTACAAAAGAATTCTTAATCCAAATATTCTAAAAGTACTCAAAATAAGCTACGATGGATTGAACCAAACTCAGCAGCATATTTTCCTTGACATTGCATGTTTTCTCAAGGGATTACACAAGGATGTTGTCgagcatatactagaaagtcGCTATTCTTATGGCTCATATTGTGATATTGAAATACTTAAAGATAAGTCTCTCATATTTGTTGATAAAGGTGGCAAATTATCGATGCATGACTTGATACAGCAAATGAGTTTGGAAATTATCAAACAAGACAAACTTAAAAGGTTGTTGTGCTATGAAGATGCTTACGAACTACCATATAAg GGATTAGAAGAAGTTGAAGGCATAACATTGTACTTACCACAACCAAGAAACATGCAATTGGATtttgaaaagatgaaaaatttcaaatacttgACCGCTCGTAACTTAATTTGTGATGATATTAAATATCTTCCAAATGAGTTAAGGTTAATTGATTGGAATGGTTTTCCTTTACCTTCCTTGCCAGCCACCGTTAATCTTCAAAAACTTGTTGCACTTAAAGTGCCAGGAAGCCACATTAAATTGGACGAGCATTTTGAG AGATGCCAGTTCACAGCTTTGAAATATATGGATTTCACTGACTGTAAAAATATTACCAAATTACCTGACTTATCGGTGATTGCCCCAAACGTAAAGAGGTTGATACTCGATAGATGTGAAAATTTAGTTGAGATTCATCAGTCTGTTGGACTTCTTGAAGCGCTTGAACATTGGAGTCTCTATGGATgtgaaaatcttaaaattattcCAAGAATTCTCAAGTTGAAATCTCTTCAATGGTTTTGTCTTTGGAAGTTCTCTGATATTTGGCAAAGTACGGAAAGATTAGCTCTGCCTTTGTCAATTGGAAATCTCACTAGCCTTCATACGTTATACATCTGTTCTAAAAACCTTAATAATCTTCCAAGCTGCTTCTGTACAATACCAAATCTTAAGTTCCTCTGTATGtatggttttcaaaatttttcaaagaacCTGGATATTGCTGATTGCTTCGCCAAATTGGAAACGTTATTGGTTATGTACAGCGATATTACTACTCTCCCCGACATCTCCAGCAGATTTCCTCAATTAAAGAAACTTTATATTGCCGGCTACTGcaattttcataaaattccAAGACTTCCATTATGTATAAGTAATGTATTTGTATCAGGACGCAAATCGTTAGATTCACAATCAAGCAGAAGATTATTGAGACAG TTCGCCGAAAAGGTAGGGCTTCCACAGAATATTGTATGTCCAAGGGGATCATCGCACCGGGGCTATGCATCTGAAACAGACTTTGCTCATAAAAAGGGGTTTTCATTTCAATTTGATGGAAACTTGTTAATTCCCGGAAGTAAGATTCCAAAATGGTTCAATCATCAAATTGCTGGAAGTTCCATATCATTCTCGGTCGGTCGAAAACTACCATCATTTGCTTTCTGTGTTGCTATACAAGTGCAACTGAAAGATAAGGTTACTAAAATGCGGGATTTTATACCAGGTTCATATGTTATCAACATTTTCGTTAATGGTTATAAAATATTCCACTCAGATTCTCTACATTTGTCAACTGCACCATCTTATTCTTATCTATGGGTAGTCTATATAAGGGATAGTTCATTGGAAGGCATAATTCTAAATGAAGGGACTGAAGTTAagcttcaatttgaattttcaaattatgaTCCAGAAATAGCCGTAATTACTGTAGAAAAGTGTGGGGTCCATGTAGCATGCATGTGTTCTCCTCAGAACTCTGCCGCAGATGAGGAGGCCTGCGTAAGAATTCATGAAAGATTGAAAGTGAGTTTTGATGAAAGATTAAAGCTGTTTTTATCAAGAGTGGCTGCAGATGTCCTCCCCTTTAAGCAGAAGCTGGGCGGATGCTCCAAAGCTCAAGATGCCTATTACTGCCCTCTTTGTGAAATAGCAGAAGATTCAGTTTTACATCTATTTCAATGTTGTCCCTATGCCAAAGGATTGTGGTATGCCGGTAGATGGGGTTTTCGAGTAGAAACGATCAAAGCTCAATCTATAAAGGAATTTGTTGAACATATAATTGATCCCCCAAAGGAATTACTGTCAGAAAGAGTGAACAAAGATGAATTCACACTGTATGCAGTATTGGCTATGAATATTCTTTTGGATGCACAGGAGGATGCTCTGTTTTCAAACACTAAAGACAGCATAAACCAGCTAGCACATTGTCTTAACAATCAGTATGACTCTTACGTGAGATCATTTgaagagcaaaacaggggaagtGCTTGGATCAAGCCAC